From the Dendrosporobacter quercicolus genome, the window AATTGACCGCAGTTCATACCAAGGAGCTGACCGGCCGGGGCGGGGCGTATGAATGAGCAGCCCGGCCGCCACCAGCTCGCCGCGGGCCCTGGACAGCGTCGTGTAGCTGTAGCCCAGAAACCCCAGCAGCGTGCTGGCGGCCACCGTCAGCCGCGGCGGCCAGCCGGCCCGGTTGAACAGATGCATCAGCACGCCCCACAGCGCCTGGGCCTCGCTCGACAGCGTAGAACCCGTTGAGCTCGACAATGTAATTCACGGTCCCGCCCACATCCACCGGTGAAATTCCTGGTCCCGGCGTCCCGGCTTCACGGCAGGAAACGTTTCAGACCGGCCGTATTCACGCCCGTCTTGGCGCTGGCCCGCCGCCGCAGCCACTCATTGGCGGCCTTCACATGAATGATAAAACGGTTCCCCTCCTTGGACGCCGGAAAATCCGGCAGGTAGCAAAACTCCCGCACCCGGTTCTGGCCAATGCCGGTCATGGCCGCAAACTCCTTGACCGTGACCACCAGCTTGGTGTTTGTCATAGAGCATCTCTCCTCCCCCCAGTGAATTAACGCAATTTAATATTGCATTATGTAATAATCATAGCAGCCCTTTGATAATTTTTCAATACATTTCTCACTTTTATATTTACAAATCGCACTTTAACAATTACAATGTGGGTAGCAGCTCTTTTGATAGTGTGTGCAAATCAAATGTGATGGTGTGTGAAAAAACATGAGCAAAGAAATAGGAAAGCGCATCCGCGCCGCCCGCGAACGGCTCCACCTGTCCCAGGCCGCCCTGTCGGAACTGATCGGTGCCGGCAATCAGTCCACCGTGGCCGGCTGGGAGCGGGGACGGACCGAGCCGGACGGCGAAACGCTGGTCAAGCTGGCCGTCATTCTGAAAGTCTCGACCGACCACTTACTTGGCGTCGATGCCGGCGTGCTGGCGCTGCCGGCCGACGTCACCGACCTGGCCCGCGACATTGCCGGCCTGCCGCCGGCCGAGCGGGCCGTCATTGAAAAGATTGTGGCGGCCTTAAAGGCCGAAGACAAGGACAAAGTCGTCCCTGGTTGACCGGTGGATACGAAAACTGCTCTATCCCTGCGGCAAGCGCCGGAGGTAAAAAACAGGCGGCCGGGTGGCGGCCGCCTGTGGTTCAAGGGAAAATCCCCGGCCCCTGCGGCAACCTGCAGGACCCGCGCAGTTGGTCAAAACAATTCAAATGCCTGGCCAAAGCGGCCGGCATCGACATCACGTTTCATAAACTCCGGCACGACCACGCCAGCCGGCTCTCGGCCAACGGCGTCAGCATCAAGGACGCCCAGTACCGGCTGGGCCACAGCACAACCCATATGCTGCTCAATGTCTACACCCACAGGATATCCGGCGGCCAGGAAAAAATCGCCTCGTGGCTCAATTCTTCCTTTCCGACCGCCCCAACCGATCATGAAACACCACTTCATTGACCGTTTAGAAAATGCAGTTACAACCGCGTTGTTGTACGGTTGTTGTAAAACTGCTATAAAAACGACAAAAAAGGCTTTACGAAAGTATCGTAAAACCTTTGAGATATCTATGGTGACCCCGGCAGGATTCGAACCTGCGGCCTTTTGATTCGTAGTCAAACGCTCTATCCAGCTGAGCTACGGAGTCATTATAATAGCAACATCTTTCTGCCGACAAAAAATATAATATCATAAATCACCTATCATAGTCAAGCTTATTTATGTAAATATTTTTTAAATCTTTTACGATTTTTGCAATTATCCACAAAGCAACTGTATCCTTTTAACAATCAATTCACATGGAGAATGCCGATTACGCTGGAAAATCACGATGTTATCCACAGTTTTTGGCTCCTTGTGAATAAAAATGTGGATAACATCGCTTTTTTATAACAAAAAAGACGAATAAAGTTGTTAACCGACTTTTTCAACAACATACACTTACAATATTTTTTTCGACCTTAGCCTTATATAAAGCTTTGTCAGCCAATTCAATTAAAGCATCTATGGCGACAACTTTATCGACAGTTGCCACCCCCAGACTTATTGTAATTTGCAGCCGCCGGCCTTTATACACAAATTCCTGCTTTTCCACATATCTGCGCAATCTTTCAGCAAGTAAATGCGCGCCCTCGATACTTGTATCCGGAAGCAGTATGACAAATTCTTCACCGCCCCACCTTACAGCCACATCGCTGCTTCTTATATGCTTGCGAAAACCATCGGCAACCATCCGGAGAACTTTGTCGCCGGCAATATGTCCGTAGCAGTCATTTACCTGTTTAAAATCATCTATATCGATCATAATTAAAGCGATACGGCCTGCAGCCCGCTTTTGGGCCAGCATATCCCGCAGAAACAAATAAAAAAACTCCCGGTTGTTTAAGCCTGTCAGACTGTCCTGAAAACGGCCTTTGTACAATTCCTGAATTAAGCGGCCGCATTTACAGCCCAACAATACATCAACAATTGCAACTACCAGCCATATCGTCAGTGAAGCGGCCTGAATTAAATACTTTTCAGCCATAAAGCCAGTTAAATGCAAAACAATCACCGCTGTGATAATAATACCGGGTGCAAATCTGATAAAAAACTTACTCTGCATTTAACTCCTCCTTTACTTATGCACTTACAACACGCCTTAAACAGCTTAAATTTCTGACAGCTCATTAGATCACCCGCTCGCAAAAAAGTCTAATCCCACTTGGTGGGATTAGACTTTAAATAACTTAAGCCGGTCTGCTCCAGTCAACATGGACGCCAGTATTCTGCCACAGCCTGGACAATCCCAGTTCGAGATTACTAAGACTTTCCGTCGGCCGGACTAATCTGCTGGTAAAATCTTTGATCGTATTCTGCGGCGCATTGATCCAATGCTCTGTTGTTAAGAAGTTTTCAACTTCACATCGTTTCACTTCATCTTGCAGCAAAACATGAAGTTTTCTACTAACCGGCTCGTATTCAATAAAGCCATTGTCATTTTTATAATGAACGGCAACGCGGTACAACTGCTCCATCTTGTCAACGCCTTTCCTGTTAAAGATTTGGGGTCTTCAGTATTGGTACGGTATTGGCTGCATGAGGCATCACAATAATTTTATATTCAGACCGGCCAAGCTTGTCCTCAGCTAAGGCGATTGCTTCCTCAATGGTAGTTACCGGAGTCATGCCCGCCTTTTCAATAAAATCTCTATTTTCCGGCAGCGTCACTACAATATGCGGAATTTTTTGCGCCATTAGTCCCAGCTTTAGGGCAACAAAGCCCGGCACTGTAAAGCCTTCCCGCAACGCCTGTTCGCGCTCCTGTAAATTCTCGTAATTGAACCAGTCGCTAAAGTCAGGGGGCTCGGCAATATCGGCGCACTCCAGCAATAGGATAACCACGCCGTCATCTTTACAAGCCAATACAGCGTTATCAACGGTTTTTGACCCCTGGTACAAATTAATATCTTTCGGAAAGCCGCCAGCCGAAGCAATAACCAAATCGGCTTGCTCATCTATTGCAACGCCGAATATTTCAGCAGTTGTCTTGCAGCCCTCCTGCCAGGCTTCCAGCCAGTGCCCGGCCACAAAACGGGCAAAATTGCCCTCGGCGTCCAGCACAACGTTAAACAGGAAATCCGGCTTAAGCAGTTCAGCCATTTCCAGCATATCCTCATGCATGTGATTGCCTTTCAGCCTGCCGGAGCCGCTGACCGGGCTGATGCCTTGGCCAGGCTGTTCATGCAGGCAAAAACTATGATTTCCCTGAATCGTCGGATAGCTGGCAACTCCCGGTACGATACTTTTGCGGCCGCCGCCAAAGCCCGCCATTAAATGATATACAATGCCGCCGGTTAATATCACCCTGTCGGCGTTTACCACTGCTTTGTTGAGTCTCACCGGCACGCCCCGGCTGGTAGTGCCAATATCGACAAAGTCCTCCTCCACCGGTGCATGACTTTGAATAATATTAATCCGCCTTACCACCTCCTGACCGTACACGCTAATATTCTCAGCATCAGTATGATAACGATGCGCTCCTAAAGCAACAATCAGCGAGATATCGGCATCAGGAATTCCGGCTGCATTAAGCTCGTCTAAAAGATAAGGCAAAAACTGATCATGCTTAAGCCAGGCTCTGGTGATATCGCTCGCAATAAGGACAACCTTTTCCCCGGCCTTAACGACTTCCCGCAACGGCGGAACGCCAATCGGATTTCGCAGCGCCTGCCGGGCCGCTGCCGCTATATCGGTAATCGCCTGGTAGGGCTTGCCCTCAATAACTTTGCTTATTTTTTCGTCAGGCAGGGTAAGACTTACTGTCTTTTTACCCAAACCAAGTTCAAATTTGCTCATGGGACTTACCCCCTTAAATATTAGAAGAACTATTGCAGTGTCCAACTGCGCCGATAACGGCAACAGCCTAGTACCGTACGTCACCTAAGCATTTGGCTTATCATGCGGTCTTTTTTCGCATTCTAATCAATTTTTAAGTGACACACGCTAGCAACTTTAATCTACATTATAATATTATATCAAGCAGGAAATAATCAAAGCAAGAGGAATTTAAACAGAATTAGCGCAAGAGTACCTTTAGGGTATAGCGCTTATCAGGAGATGATTGAAAATGTCTTGGGACTATCTACCGCTATTGATTGTTCTTTGCCTGGGCGTACTTGGCAACAATTCCTCTGTCGGCATTGCCGCAGCAGTTCTATTGCTCCTTAAACTACTCGGCCTTACCTCCTGGTTTGAACCATTGGAACAAAACGGAATCTCCATCGGAGTGACAATCTTAACCATAGCCATACTGGCGCCGGTTGCAGCCGGCCGCATTACGCTTGCCAACATGGCTGAAGTGTTTAAAACGACTACCGGAGTGATCGCGATTGCCGTCGGCATTTTTGTCGCCTGGGCCGGCGGCCGCGGCGCCTGGTTTATGAAAGAGTCACCGGAGGTGGTTACCTCCCTCATCATCGGCACAATTGCCGGCGTGTGTTTTTTCAATGGAATACCGGTCGGACCGCTGATCGCCGGCGGCTTAGTCTATATGCTTTTATCCATAGCCAAGCTTTGGAGCTAAAAAACAAGATCCTTGCGAAGCAGCGGCCGCATCCGCGGTTCCTGTGCTGAACCGGTCATGGCTGTAAGTTTCTGAAGGCGGAGGTACAGTTCATCCTGGCTGTTGACAGACTTGCCTTTTTTGCTAACCCGCCGGTAAGTTCCGTCACTTTTCATTTGATAAGCTTTTTGATTGTCTTTGAGCATAATTTCCAATATCAGTCTAATCCGCTCAATATGACGGTCATCATCAACAGGAAACATCAGCTCCACCCGGTCATTCAGGTTCCGGGGCATCCAGTCGGAGCTGGAAAGCCAGATTTTTTCGTCGCCGCCATTGGAAAAGAAAAAGATTCTGTGATGTTCCAGGAACCGCCCCACAATGCTCCGGACCGTGATATTATCGCTTATCCCTGCAAGTCCGGGCCTTAACCCGCAAATACCGCGGATAATCAGGTCAATTTTAACGCCCTGGCTGGAAGCCTCGTATAGCTTGATCATCACTTGTTTATCAATCAGTGAATTCATTTTGGCGATGATGCGCGCCGGCTGTCCTGCCCGCGCCAGATCAATTTCCCGGTCAATCAATTGATATAGCCGGTCCCGCAGTCCCAGCGGCGCCACGACCAGTTTGTTCCAGACAGGCGCATCGGAGTACCCTGACAAAGTATTTAAAAAAGCCGAAGCGTCAATGCCGAATTGATCGCTGCAGGTAAACAACCCCAGATCGGTGTAAATCCGGGCTGTTGCGTCATTGTAATTTCCCGTTCCCATATGAACATAACGCTTAATCCCCTCATTCTCCCGGCGGACAACGAGGGCTATTTTCGCATGTGTTTTTAAACCCACCAGACCATATACTACATGACAGCCGGCCTCTTCCAGGCGCCGGGCCCACTGGATATTCTTTTCTTCATCAAACCGCGCCTTCAGCTCCACAATGACCGTAACCTGTTTTCCGTTTTCAGCCGCCAGCGCCAGCGCCCGGACAATGGGCGAATCGCCGCTGACCCGGTATAAGGTCTGCTTAATGGCCAATACCGCAGGATCATTGGCCGCCGACTGAATAAATTCCACAACCGGCGCAAATGATTCATACGGATGATGCAACAATATATCGCCGTGGCGAATTGCCGCAAAAATATCCTTTTTATCCTGAAGACAAACGGGCAGCAACGGTTTAAGCGGCTTGTAGCGCAAATCGCCGCAGCCCGGCAGGTCGGCAAAATTCATCATGCAGGTTAAATCCAGCGGCCCGGCCGTTTCATAAACATCGTCCCCGGTTATTTTCAGCTGTTCAACGAGGAAGCGCTTAATATCTTTGTCATTGCTGCGGCCAAGCTCCAGGCGTACAGCCTCGCCCCGTTTGCGCAGCCGCAATGATTTTTCGACTTCAGCCAGCAAATCTTTGGCATCCTCCTCATCAATCGATAAATCAGCATTCCGGGTGATGCGGAATGGCACAATAAACCGAATCCGGTGACCCTGGAATAAGCGCTGACAGTATTGGATAATAATATCTTCCAGGAAGACAAAAAAACGTCTCCGGCTGTAAACAGGCGCTTCGATAATTCTCGGCAGTACGCCGGGCACCGGCACCACAGCAAAGCTTTCCTTGCCGTCATGCCCGCAGAGCACCACGGCAAGATTTAATGAGCGGTTGGCCAGAAACGGAAAAGGATGGCTGGCATCCAACGCCATAGGAGTAATGACAGGGTATATGGTACTGTTAAAATAGTGTTCAACCCACTCCCGGCCCTTGTCCGATAAATCAGCCGGCCTGCTCAAACAAATCCCCTGCTCTGCCAACTTTCCCGTCACAGCTTTGAAATAACGGTATTGCAGCTTGACCATGTCCTGCGCCGCTTGTGCAATCTGGTTAAGCTGTTCACCCGCCGTCAAGCCCGCAATATCCACTTTGGTCATGCCGCTTTCCTGCTGCTGCTTTAATCCTGCCACTCTGATCATAAAAAACTCATCCAAATTGGAACTGGTTATCGCAATAAACCTGAGACGCTCCAGCAGCGGCACATCCTTTGCGGCCGCTTCATTCAGAACCCGCTGGTTAAACTTTAGCCAGCTTAATTCGCGATTGATAAAATACTCTTGTTGATCAAACATCAGCTTACCTCCGCACTCCTGGTCAGAATCGCCCGAATTCCAAAAACACTTTCAAAAAACTTAACCTTATCAAGAAAAGTCCACTCTTCTAATGAGATATCCGCCTGTGTGTTTACCTTAATCGTGATCTGATTTCCTTTTAGTTCAATAGCAAGACTGGTGCTTTTTTGCCGGTGCGCACGGTCAATTGCATCCGCCAAACGAATAATCGCCGCCAATTTGCCCACAGTAACCTGCTGCTGATCGGTAAGTCCGGCAAGACTTAGGTTGTCGCTCACCGGCGTTATTTTAGAATGGTATCGTGCGACATTGGCAATAATATTTTTTTCCATCTCTGAAAAACCCATAATATCAGAAGAATCGATTAGTTGATAAGAGTAAGAATAATGCTGACGCAAACTGACAAACTTGCCGATATCATGCAAAATACCCGCCGTGTGCAGCATCAGCCGCTCTCGCCGGCCAAGGCCGTGAATTTTCGCCATATGGTCAAACAGCAGCAAAGCAGCGCCGGCAACTGCGTCCGCATGGCGGCAATCGTACTTGTACTTAGCGCCCAGGGAACAGGCCAGACTAATAATCTGACGGTCGATTACCTCCGACCATTTGTCCCGGGTTTTTTCCATAATATGCAATAAGCAGATACCGTCAATGAACTGGTCATCCGGAATGACGATCTTGTCAATGTCAGTTAAACCAAGAATCTGCTTATAGAGCACAATCGTCGGCAAAACCATTTCAGCTTTGGCTTCGCTTAGCTCAAAAGTCTTGATGATCTGAGGTAAATTTAATTTTTTAACTTTATCGTATAACTTGTAAAAGTCAGTCAGCTCAACCAGGGCCAGTCCATCCTTCAGACCATAGCCCAGTATCTTCAACAGCAGCTTGGTCTCTGGCCCGGATAAAACCAGATACTTGATCGCATATTGCTCCAGCGCCTGCTGAACAGGCTTAATTGCACTATAAATATACTCTGACAGGGCTTGCTGAAAATACATGGACTCCCGCTGCCATTTATCAAAACTTTCTTTAATGCGCAATATACCAATATGAATGTTTTGCTGGTACTTTAGGGCGCCGTTTTTATATAAGGTAATACCCAGGCCCCCTGAAGATATATCAACAAACAGCAGCCCGTCAGGCGTATTGGTCAAACCGTGATCCTGGATATTTTTAAACACAGCGGCATATTTATAGAAAATTTCCTGCGGCATGTCCACAATCTCCACCCGCAAGCCTGTCTTTACCTTAATTTGATCCAGGATATAATACCGGTTAACCGCCTCACGCACCGCAGTGGTGGCAACCAGGCGATAATCGCGTACACCGTATTCAGCCAGCAACCGCTTGTAGCCTTGCAATAACTCGCACAATTCGTTGATCGCCAAAAAACTGATACGCCCGCTTTTAAAGGTTTCTTCACCAAGCGACACCTGGCGGGCAGCCTGGTCAACCACCTTGATATCATCAATATTCCGGTATTGAACAATTTGAATGCCAACTTGCTCCGAACCTAAATGTATTGCTGCAAAAAGATTGCAAGTTGCCTCTTTCAACATATAATTCACCTCTTCGCATATTTTCGCTAAAAAAGTGCAAAGTCCCGCCCCGAAATACCTTGCTCAGCCCTGATTCCTGTTAAGTCTTTGTTAATTTTTCATAACAATTTGGCCGAAATCCAGGCCACACTGAACGGAGGCAGCCAGCAAGAGTAATTTTTCAGGCTGCTGAGAAAAGGATATTACAATAAATGGCGAATACTGTCCGTTAGAAAGGAGTTGTAGGCGTTGAGGCCAGAACGAATAGCAATTATTGATCTAGGTTCCAATTCAGCCCGGTTAATCGTCATGCACATAGACGATAATGGCGCTTATAACCTGGCTTATCACCAGAAAGAAGCCGTACGGTTAAGTGAAGGCATGGCCGGCGACGGCCTGCTCCAGCCAGCGGCAATGCGGCGGGCAATTCACACATTAGCCATATTCGCCCGGATGATCGAGCTGCTGCAGGTGGATATAACCCTGGCAGTCGCAACCGCCGCCGTACGCAATGCCCGGAATGGCCCGGCTTTCATTCAGCAGGTGGAGCAGGAGACCGGAATTAATGTACAGATTATTTGCGGAGATGCCGAGGCAACCTTGGGTTATCTGGGAGTAACAAATACCATCGACATTCAGGACGCGGTTCTATTTGACTTAGGCGGCGGCAGCACCGAGCTTACGCTGATCAAAAACCGTAAAGCCGAGCAAACCGTCAGCCTGCCTTTTGGTTCGGTTAACCTGACCGAAAAGTTCAATTTGCAAAACAACGCCGCCGATTCGCAGCTGGAGAGCGCAATTGCTTTTATGCTGCGCCACTTTGAGCAGCTCCCCTGGCTCAAAGACAACTCCATTCCGCTGATCGGCACCGGAGGAACAGCCAGAAACATCGCCAAAATAGATCAGAAACGGAAAAACTACCCAATTGCCAAAGTCCATAATTATCGCCTGGGCTGGCTGTCCTTTGCAGCCCTCTGGCAAGAAATTTCCCGAAAAACGCTGTCGCAGCGCCGGAAAACGCCCGGGCTTAGCAACGGGCGGGCTGATATTATTCTAGGCGGCTTAAGCATTGTTAAAGGCCTGTTTGATATTACCCGGAGCAGCCAATTGATCATCAGCGGCTGCGGAGTGCGTGAAGGCGTATTCTTTCAGCATTATTTGGGCAGCAGCGGGGGGATATTACCGGATATCCTGGAGCACAGCGCCAACAATATGCTGTTGTTTTATAAAGGCCATACCGGCCATGCCAGCCATGTAGCCGATCTGGCCGCAGCCATGTTTAACGGCTGGTCCGATTTGCTTGCTCTGAGCGCCCGCCAGCAAAAGCTGCTGAGAGTTGCGGCTTTGTTGCACGATATCGGCATAACGATAAATTACTACGATCACCCCCGCCATAGCGCCTATTTGGTTGAAAACGCCAGACTATTCGGACTGACGCATCGCGAACAACTGCTTACCGCCGTGATTGCCGGCTGGCATGAACGGCCTAGCGCCAAATTCGTCAACCACAGGGTCTATCATGAGTTTTTAGATGAGAACGACTGGCAAACCGCCCGCAAACTGGCCTTGCTGCTGGCGATCGCCGAAACCCTCGATGCCAGCCAGATTGGGCTGGTCAAAAAGATTGAGGCTGTTTTTTCCGGCGGACAGGCCCATTTGCTGTTATTTGCCGACGAACCCATACCAATGGCGCAGCAAACCTGGACTAAGCTGGAACGCTGGTTTAAAAAAGACACTGGCGCAAACCTGACTATGAGTTATAGCCGCTGAGTATTTCAGCCAAACAAACAGCAGAGGCTGCACCCCATTGGCGCAGCCTCTGCTGTTTGTTCGTTATGGGGCGACTGTACGCCGCACTTTTTCATAACCGGCCGGTTCCCCGAATACGCCGGCGCAGTTGGGCTGCAGCCTTCGCATTGGGAAATACCCCAGCTCTTTTGCCGCCGCCTCATAATCATATTCAACCTCGATAATCCCGTCATTAAAGCCACACTTGCCACAATAGTCATTCATCTCGCCGGGCTGATACCGGCTGCCTGCTTGATTTACAGATTGACACAGGTCAATGATGACAATAACCCCGCCGATCATCTATACTAATAGTAGCGATAATTAGCAATACTAGTGTCTTGGCAAAGTTGTGAATTAGGATTAGACAGTGTGGATTTTTTCGCCCTGCGGGGACGGAAGCAACAAACAGTTTTAATGTGAGTTCTACTTATACTAGACCGGAGGATAAAAAATGGTAAAGACCCTAATCAACACATTGGCCGGCTTTAACCTTGTAGGCAAACTGATTACCGTTGTTTTGCCGGTTGTCGATCAGGAACTGTCCTATTGGCGCGATTTTGCCGACAATAACGCCGGCCCTGAACTAAAAAAACAGGCTTTAGCCAGCATCAGGGACAAAAAATTTCACTGCCAGGGCGGCAGCGTATACAGCTTATATGACGGGGTAAACACCAAAGACTTTGTCAGACTGATCGTCGCTCTGCAAACAATCAGCGATTATTTGGATAATCTTTGCGACCGGGCCGGAATTGCCGACGAGGCGTCATTCAGACAATTGCATCTGGCAGTCACTGATGCGCTTGACCCGGCGTCGCCTGGTCATGATTACTATCGTTATTATCCGTACAGTCAGGATGGCGGCTATTTAACCGCTCTGGTTCAAACCTGCCGGCAGGAGCTGACTAAGCTGCCGGCCTATGAAGCAGCCAAGCCCGCGGCATTAAAACTGGCCGGACTATACAGTGAACTTCAAACCTATAAACACCTTGATCCGGCGATCAGGGAAATCAAAATGCGGGAATGGATCGATAAGCATATCAACAAGTATCCTGAACTTACAATATGGGAGTTTGCGGCAGCCACCGGCTCAACCCTGGGCATGTTTATGCTGCCCGCCGCCGCCGCCAATCCCGCCCTGACCGCCCGTGACGCCGAGGATATCGCCGCTGCTTATTTCCCCTGGATCAGCGGTCTGCATATCCTGCTGGATTATTTCATTGATGCAGTTGAAGATCAGACCAACGGCGACCTTAATTTCGTTGCTTACTACCAGGATGAACGGCAGATTCTCGACAGACTGAGTTTTTTTAGCCGGCAAGCCCG encodes:
- a CDS encoding helix-turn-helix domain-containing protein → MTNTKLVVTVKEFAAMTGIGQNRVREFCYLPDFPASKEGNRFIIHVKAANEWLRRRASAKTGVNTAGLKRFLP
- a CDS encoding RNA degradosome polyphosphate kinase; translated protein: MFDQQEYFINRELSWLKFNQRVLNEAAAKDVPLLERLRFIAITSSNLDEFFMIRVAGLKQQQESGMTKVDIAGLTAGEQLNQIAQAAQDMVKLQYRYFKAVTGKLAEQGICLSRPADLSDKGREWVEHYFNSTIYPVITPMALDASHPFPFLANRSLNLAVVLCGHDGKESFAVVPVPGVLPRIIEAPVYSRRRFFVFLEDIIIQYCQRLFQGHRIRFIVPFRITRNADLSIDEEDAKDLLAEVEKSLRLRKRGEAVRLELGRSNDKDIKRFLVEQLKITGDDVYETAGPLDLTCMMNFADLPGCGDLRYKPLKPLLPVCLQDKKDIFAAIRHGDILLHHPYESFAPVVEFIQSAANDPAVLAIKQTLYRVSGDSPIVRALALAAENGKQVTVIVELKARFDEEKNIQWARRLEEAGCHVVYGLVGLKTHAKIALVVRRENEGIKRYVHMGTGNYNDATARIYTDLGLFTCSDQFGIDASAFLNTLSGYSDAPVWNKLVVAPLGLRDRLYQLIDREIDLARAGQPARIIAKMNSLIDKQVMIKLYEASSQGVKIDLIIRGICGLRPGLAGISDNITVRSIVGRFLEHHRIFFFSNGGDEKIWLSSSDWMPRNLNDRVELMFPVDDDRHIERIRLILEIMLKDNQKAYQMKSDGTYRRVSKKGKSVNSQDELYLRLQKLTAMTGSAQEPRMRPLLRKDLVF
- a CDS encoding helix-turn-helix transcriptional regulator, whose protein sequence is MSKEIGKRIRAARERLHLSQAALSELIGAGNQSTVAGWERGRTEPDGETLVKLAVILKVSTDHLLGVDAGVLALPADVTDLARDIAGLPPAERAVIEKIVAALKAEDKDKVVPG
- the larA gene encoding nickel-dependent lactate racemase; the encoded protein is MSKFELGLGKKTVSLTLPDEKISKVIEGKPYQAITDIAAAARQALRNPIGVPPLREVVKAGEKVVLIASDITRAWLKHDQFLPYLLDELNAAGIPDADISLIVALGAHRYHTDAENISVYGQEVVRRINIIQSHAPVEEDFVDIGTTSRGVPVRLNKAVVNADRVILTGGIVYHLMAGFGGGRKSIVPGVASYPTIQGNHSFCLHEQPGQGISPVSGSGRLKGNHMHEDMLEMAELLKPDFLFNVVLDAEGNFARFVAGHWLEAWQEGCKTTAEIFGVAIDEQADLVIASAGGFPKDINLYQGSKTVDNAVLACKDDGVVILLLECADIAEPPDFSDWFNYENLQEREQALREGFTVPGFVALKLGLMAQKIPHIVVTLPENRDFIEKAGMTPVTTIEEAIALAEDKLGRSEYKIIVMPHAANTVPILKTPNL
- a CDS encoding HD domain-containing protein, which encodes MLKEATCNLFAAIHLGSEQVGIQIVQYRNIDDIKVVDQAARQVSLGEETFKSGRISFLAINELCELLQGYKRLLAEYGVRDYRLVATTAVREAVNRYYILDQIKVKTGLRVEIVDMPQEIFYKYAAVFKNIQDHGLTNTPDGLLFVDISSGGLGITLYKNGALKYQQNIHIGILRIKESFDKWQRESMYFQQALSEYIYSAIKPVQQALEQYAIKYLVLSGPETKLLLKILGYGLKDGLALVELTDFYKLYDKVKKLNLPQIIKTFELSEAKAEMVLPTIVLYKQILGLTDIDKIVIPDDQFIDGICLLHIMEKTRDKWSEVIDRQIISLACSLGAKYKYDCRHADAVAGAALLLFDHMAKIHGLGRRERLMLHTAGILHDIGKFVSLRQHYSYSYQLIDSSDIMGFSEMEKNIIANVARYHSKITPVSDNLSLAGLTDQQQVTVGKLAAIIRLADAIDRAHRQKSTSLAIELKGNQITIKVNTQADISLEEWTFLDKVKFFESVFGIRAILTRSAEVS
- a CDS encoding tyrosine-type recombinase/integrase, with protein sequence MVQGKIPGPCGNLQDPRSWSKQFKCLAKAAGIDITFHKLRHDHASRLSANGVSIKDAQYRLGHSTTHMLLNVYTHRISGGQEKIASWLNSSFPTAPTDHETPLH
- a CDS encoding GGDEF domain-containing protein; amino-acid sequence: MQSKFFIRFAPGIIITAVIVLHLTGFMAEKYLIQAASLTIWLVVAIVDVLLGCKCGRLIQELYKGRFQDSLTGLNNREFFYLFLRDMLAQKRAAGRIALIMIDIDDFKQVNDCYGHIAGDKVLRMVADGFRKHIRSSDVAVRWGGEEFVILLPDTSIEGAHLLAERLRRYVEKQEFVYKGRRLQITISLGVATVDKVVAIDALIELADKALYKAKVEKNIVSVCC
- a CDS encoding Ppx/GppA phosphatase family protein, which gives rise to MRPERIAIIDLGSNSARLIVMHIDDNGAYNLAYHQKEAVRLSEGMAGDGLLQPAAMRRAIHTLAIFARMIELLQVDITLAVATAAVRNARNGPAFIQQVEQETGINVQIICGDAEATLGYLGVTNTIDIQDAVLFDLGGGSTELTLIKNRKAEQTVSLPFGSVNLTEKFNLQNNAADSQLESAIAFMLRHFEQLPWLKDNSIPLIGTGGTARNIAKIDQKRKNYPIAKVHNYRLGWLSFAALWQEISRKTLSQRRKTPGLSNGRADIILGGLSIVKGLFDITRSSQLIISGCGVREGVFFQHYLGSSGGILPDILEHSANNMLLFYKGHTGHASHVADLAAAMFNGWSDLLALSARQQKLLRVAALLHDIGITINYYDHPRHSAYLVENARLFGLTHREQLLTAVIAGWHERPSAKFVNHRVYHEFLDENDWQTARKLALLLAIAETLDASQIGLVKKIEAVFSGGQAHLLLFADEPIPMAQQTWTKLERWFKKDTGANLTMSYSR
- a CDS encoding tetraprenyl-beta-curcumene synthase family protein, translated to MVKTLINTLAGFNLVGKLITVVLPVVDQELSYWRDFADNNAGPELKKQALASIRDKKFHCQGGSVYSLYDGVNTKDFVRLIVALQTISDYLDNLCDRAGIADEASFRQLHLAVTDALDPASPGHDYYRYYPYSQDGGYLTALVQTCRQELTKLPAYEAAKPAALKLAGLYSELQTYKHLDPAIREIKMREWIDKHINKYPELTIWEFAAATGSTLGMFMLPAAAANPALTARDAEDIAAAYFPWISGLHILLDYFIDAVEDQTNGDLNFVAYYQDERQILDRLSFFSRQARQQAQSTPNPAFATTAVCGLLALYLSDPKLSTSRDKAIRQALLRNSGAYTNLLYRICRLLRLKQAL
- a CDS encoding DUF441 domain-containing protein, yielding MSWDYLPLLIVLCLGVLGNNSSVGIAAAVLLLLKLLGLTSWFEPLEQNGISIGVTILTIAILAPVAAGRITLANMAEVFKTTTGVIAIAVGIFVAWAGGRGAWFMKESPEVVTSLIIGTIAGVCFFNGIPVGPLIAGGLVYMLLSIAKLWS